A stretch of the Zonotrichia albicollis isolate bZonAlb1 chromosome 31, bZonAlb1.hap1, whole genome shotgun sequence genome encodes the following:
- the LOC141725741 gene encoding class II histocompatibility antigen, B-L beta chain-like: MGRGAAAGALLAALVVLGAPPAAGAELSGVFQRMTKSECYFINGTEKVKYVQRSIYNRDQFIMFDSDVGHFVGFTRYGEKLAKRWNSNAVFMEDRRTAVDWFCRCWYKNFTRFITERRGEHEGERVPSGPALPVTLEPLKISLGIGPEPSSLLVPTPGVSRSSQSLPVPPRAVSISLVPPSSSQPGPGRLLCSVMDFYPAAIQVRWFQGQQELSEHVVATDVVPNGDWTYQLLVLLETPPRCGLSYSCQVEHVSLEQPLRRHWEIPPDVARSKMLTGIRAFVLGFVFLALGLGFSLRKKVTAGAGGGVPPVTERSS, encoded by the exons atggggcgaggggcggcagctggggccctgctggcggcactggtggtgctgggagcccCCCCGGCTGCGGGCGCGGAGCTCTCGG GGGTGTTCCAGAGGATGACAAAGTCCGAGTGTTACTTCATTAACGGCACAGAGAAGGTGAAGTACGTCCAGAGATCCATCTACAACCGGGATCAGTTCATAATGTTCGACAGCGACGTGGGGCACTTTGTGGGGTTCACCCGCTATGGGGAGAAGTTGGCCAAGCGCTGGAACAGCAACGCGGTATTCATGGAGGACAGACGGACTGCGGTTGACTGGTTCTGCCGGTGCTGGTACAAGAACTTTACCCGGTTCATCACGGAGCGCCGAGGTGAGCACGAGGGAGAGCGCGTCCCCTCGGGGCCTGCCCTGCCAGTGACCCTGGAGCCCCTCAAAATCTCCCTGGGCATCGGCCCAGAGCCCTCATCCCTCCTTGTGCCGACCCCCGGGGTCTCCAGatcctcccagtccctgccGGTGCCCCCCCGCGC cgTGTCCATCTCACTGGTGCCCCCCTCGagctcccagcccggccccggccgcctgctctgctccgtgatggatttctaccctgctgccatccaggtgaggtggttccagggccagcaggagctctcGGAGCACGTGGTGGCCACCGACGTGGTCCCCAACGGGGACTGGACctaccagctgctggtgctgctggaaactCCCCCCCGGTGCGGGCTCagctacagctgccaggtggagcacgtcagcctggagcagcccctgaggcGGCACTGGG AGATACCGCCGGACGTCGCCCGCAGCAAGATGCTGACGGGCATCAGGGCCTTCGTCTTGGGCTTCGTCTTCCTGGCGTTGGGGCTCGGCTTCTCCCTGCGCAAGAAGGTCACGGCGGGTGCCGGGGGTGGCGTCCCCCCCGTGACGGAGCGT agctcctga